In the genome of Paenibacillus sp. GP183, the window TAACCTTTTCACTGGTATACCAGCTGTCCATGAGAACGTAAACCTGCTCATCCTGTGTAGCTGGGAATGCTTCGATCATTTCAAGGGCAAGATCGTTCTTACTTTTGAATGACAGGCGATGTTCATCGCAATACTCTTCACGGTAATAAGGGCGGAAATCCCAGGCATAGGAATTGCCCTCGCTTACCACGTGAGAAGTGACAACGCAATGACACCAGACTGACTTTCCAGATTCGTGTGAGTATTGAAAGCTGAGAGCCTCCATTTTCTTCGTCGAGGTTTCCTTCTTACAGCAAGTGTCATCCACGATGAAGAATACAAGACGCCTTGCATCACCATTCTTCAAGCGCTTTGCCCGGATTTTCTCTATGACGAATTGCATACGCCTGCGCTGCATGCGATTGACGCACCAAGGTGCATGATTCAGAAAGTGGGTGACGCTGCTCAGGTGACAATCTTGTCTTGCAGCGTTTCGGATCTGCGTAATGTTCTTGCGTCCGGCACAAAGAATGATGCCATGAACGAGCGTAAACAAGTGATTCCGTTGGGGTTTAGAAAACTCCAATTTGAGAGCTAAAATGAACTTGACGATAGGCAAGTAGAGGGATACCATGGTAGTGGGACATCTCCTTTTTCTGGAAATTGTGGCGTCGTAACCAACAATTTCTTCTTTAAGGTCAGATGTCCTCCTTCCATTTAATCATTCGACGAAGCTTCTAAAATCCTGCCTTTAAATGGGATTTGTCGACAACAAGATTTTTGCAACACTCAAGTAATGTTTTCATTTTTTCTATCTCGTAATTAAACTTATTTTCAATCGTCATTCTGTTTCCATAGACAAATAAAATATCCCCTTCTTGTATAATTAGTTGTAGGCGTTCATGCCTAATTTTCTCAACTCCTCTTTGAATAAAGAGTAAGATAATATCTTCATTAGGTAGAAAAATTTCTTTTGCTTTCTTATTGGCAAATCTAGAGTCATTAAAAATATTCACGCCAGTAAAAAAATCCGTGTCTTTAATAAAGAGAATTTCATTGATGGGTAATTCATGAAGTTCAAATTCCCTTTCCAGATCCTCATGAAATCTTTTGGTCATTTTGAGGTTTATGGTTTTGTTTTTGAATATAAGTAACATAAGTCCGAAAAAAGTTGTAATGCCAATCATCTGAGGAATTTCAAAACTTTTCGCCAAAATATTACTGATGGTAGAAATAAATACCGCTAAAGAGAAAACCCCAAATAAAATGAGGAAAACTGCAATCTTTCGACGAATTGGATGCCTTAAAATAAGCTCTGATTCTTTTGTGGTAAATCCGGTGGAGGTAAGCATAGAAACAACTTGAAACCTCGCAACTTTGTGATCTAACCCAGTAATCTTCAATATTGTGATTGAAAGTTCCAAAACAAAAAAAATGAAAATGCAATATATTAAGATAAAAAGGAAACCCATGTTTTCCTCTCCCTTCGCTCTTATTTATGGATATTACCACTCCAAGGTTAAAGATAAACCTTTTCTGAAATTATTTATGCTCTTTCTTATCCCTCTTTGCTTCCGAACGCCCTTGTACCCCAGCTCTTCCATGGTAGCAAGTCTAGTGACGTGATCAATTTCAAGCTAATAAAACGTCAGCGTTTTTAGCGATATGTAATTATTTTTCTTCAAAGTAATCTCGACAGAATGTCTGCAATTTACACAATGTCCTAGTTATCGTTGTGCTTATCAAGTTACATGCCTACAAAAAACTATTTTTTACGAGAATGTTGCTACGGCTACTACGAATATGAAATAAACAAATAAGACCGTAATCCCCGGAGGATCTACAGTCTTATTTGTTATATCTATGTGTTTTCCATTTACAGTGGTGTTACATGCTAGCTCAATCCCTATTTTGAAGTACTGCCATAAGTGCTTCCAGTGACCGTCGTTGAGCCAGAAGGAACCCCAACAACGATATTGAGATCGGACAAACGATCCAGTAGCGTTGCTGCCTCTGCACGGGTAAGTGTACGATCTGGATTGAATCGGCCTTGCTCGTCCCCTTGGATCAGATTGTTTTGAACAGCCGTAGCTACATAAGGACGAAGTACGACAGCAATATCGCTTACATCCTTGAACTTACTTTGAAGCAGTTGATCTGCAGAATTTGCATCCATCAGTTGTATGGACGTATTCAATTTCATGATCACTTTGACGAGAGTAACCGTCACATCTTGTCTTTTTGCCCCTTCAGCAGGAAGGAAGTCATAACCGCCGTTCAGATCTTTGTAAGCGTCGAAATAATCTTTAGTTGCTTCAACTACATTGAACGACCAACGTTTTTGCGGTACGTCGACAAAATCTTGCGCGCTGGACGTGTTTTTCAAATAAAACATTCTTGCCACCATCGCGGCGAATTGTTCGCGTGTTACGTGCTGGTTCGGATTGAAGTGATGGTTTTCGTCCCCTTGGAGGATACCTTTGCCCACGAGATGATTTATGTATTTTTCAGCCCAGTGTCCCCCGATGTCGTCCAAGATAATGTTGTAGTTGTTTACCTCAGTGTTGTTATTGATTTGGATCATGTCATGGTTTCCCTTGATGTTGATGTTACCATTGTTTACTGCAGCGAATGCCGGTACAGCGGAGAGATACAGCATCGAGAACACGGATAAAATTGCCAACGTTTTTTTCATAGTTTCATCATCCTTTTTCTGGTTTTTTTGTTCTTACTCCTACTAATTCGGAAGAACTAGATTGATATTTGGGGGTAGTTCGATGGTATGAAATTTTTATTTTTTTAAGACCTATTTGACATAATTCTGACATAAATCTTTGGTATTGTATTAGGCTATTTGTTCAGACATATGTATAAAATACCAATATTTTATGAATATATCTGCAGACAGAGTAGGGTAAGACGAGGGATTACTCCCTCGGACTCCCCGTCAAACCGTGCATGCGGGTTTCCCGCACACGGCTTTCCTTCGTCAGTTCCCCATCTTCAGGAGTGAGTTCTCTTCATCCGTCACCGGATTGCACATTTCACTCCTGAATTAGGAACGTGTGGTGAGTAAGCTTGTTAGAAATACCATTCCTGCCGATTCCAATACTTTGTTAGGTATCAGCGAATTAGAAACCGTAGATTTCTTTTGACGCAAGAAGGCTCGAACCCTCATACGCGTCCATTCATCCAAACGTTGAAACTTTTTCTTTACATTCCCTATGCCGAAATAGTTACCAAAACCCCGTGCGATTTCATTTAGTTTCTTGAGCATTTCGCCAAGGTTATTCGCTTGTTGTCTGCGGGTGACTTCCCGGATTTTATCCTTGTACTTCTTCACTTTCGTGTCAGGTACCATCAGATAGTCTTTCCGGAAGTCGAATCCTAGGAAACGAAAGCCTTCATCGAAATGCACCACTTTTGTTTTCTCAGGGTGCATTCGAAGCTGTAGTTCCTTTTC includes:
- a CDS encoding TrkA C-terminal domain-containing protein, with the protein product MGFLFILIYCIFIFFVLELSITILKITGLDHKVARFQVVSMLTSTGFTTKESELILRHPIRRKIAVFLILFGVFSLAVFISTISNILAKSFEIPQMIGITTFFGLMLLIFKNKTINLKMTKRFHEDLEREFELHELPINEILFIKDTDFFTGVNIFNDSRFANKKAKEIFLPNEDIILLFIQRGVEKIRHERLQLIIQEGDILFVYGNRMTIENKFNYEIEKMKTLLECCKNLVVDKSHLKAGF
- a CDS encoding S-layer homology domain-containing protein → MKKTLAILSVFSMLYLSAVPAFAAVNNGNINIKGNHDMIQINNNTEVNNYNIILDDIGGHWAEKYINHLVGKGILQGDENHHFNPNQHVTREQFAAMVARMFYLKNTSSAQDFVDVPQKRWSFNVVEATKDYFDAYKDLNGGYDFLPAEGAKRQDVTVTLVKVIMKLNTSIQLMDANSADQLLQSKFKDVSDIAVVLRPYVATAVQNNLIQGDEQGRFNPDRTLTRAEAATLLDRLSDLNIVVGVPSGSTTVTGSTYGSTSK